CTGACGTGGTCTCTCGACATAACCGCGAAGTCCTGGCACCGAAAGACAACCTTCCCAAAATCCCTGGAGTGTTTCATCGAGAATCTTAATCTTAGGATTAAATATTTTAAGGAGAGGGAACTCTGTTGCTTCACTGTAGCGCGATTGCCCAGATTCGATATTTATAAGGGCAACACTCTTGCTTATTCCAACTTGTGGAGCAGCGATACCAATTCCGCCTTCAGCTTTCATTGTGTCATAGAGATCTTGAAGTAGTTGATGCGTTTCCTCGGACAATATCTCACTAGGAGTAAGCTCTTTTGCATGCTCCCTCAGTATTGGATTTCCCATTTTTATCACGTTTAAAATGGCCATGACTTGTCTCCATATTTTCATTTTTAATGATACAAGTATATACTAATGGCGGAGAAATTATGAAAAAAATTCTATTTGTTTGTCTTGGAAATATTTGTCGCTCACCAGCTGCTCATGGGGTGATGGAAAACGAAGTTAAAAGACTTGGAAAGCAGGATGAATTCTTTATTGATTCAGCGGGAACATCAGGACAGCATTCTGGAGACCTTCCCGATGCTAGAATGAGACAATCGGCTACAAGCCGTGGATATACTCTTGATAGTCTTTCACGTAAATTTACTGTTGATGATTTTGAAGAATTTGATCTTATTCTTGCTATGGATAAATCAAACTTAAGTAATATTTTAAAATTAGATTCGAATGAAAAATATCGCGGAAAAGTTAGACTCTTTTGTGAATTTTGCACAAGAACGAGTTTAGAAGAAGTACCCGATCCTTACTGGAGCGGGCGAGATGGCTTTGAACAAGTTCTCGATATCGTGGAAGACGGGGTTCAAGGAATCCTAAAATGTTATGAATCAGAAAAAAAGTAATTATATTACTCATATTGGCTACAAAGTTTTAGTCGATGAACTAAATCTTCTCATCAAAGAAGAGAGGCCTAAGACGACTGAGATTGTAAAATGGGCAGCTTCGTTAGGTGATCGTTCTGAAAATGCTGATTATATATACGGAAAGAAAAAACTTCGTGAAATAGATCGTCGTATTCGATTTTTAAATTCAAGAATTGATGATGCTGTCGTTATTAATCCAACAGAAATCAAAAGTGAGAAAGTTCAATTTGGTGCGACTGTCTTAGTTTGTAACGAAGAGGGGGAAGAGAAAACTTTTTCTATTGTTGGAATTGATGAGAGCAAGCCTGCGGAAGGCAAAATTAGCTGGGTCTCGCCAATCGCGAAGAGTATGCTTGGCAAAACTGTTGGAGATGAGGTTCTTGTTCGCTCACCAAAAGGTGAAATGGAATATGAAATTTTAGAAATTAACTATAAGGAAATTTTATGATGATTGAATGTTCAGTATCTCTTGGTGAGTTAGTAGATAAAATTACAATACTAGAAATTAAACAAGAAAAAATTAAAGATGATGCTAAGCAACTACTAATTGCTGATGAATTAAGTGCTTTAAATACTAAGCTTCAAGCATTGAATCTGAATGATCTAAAAGACTTAAAAGATGAGCTACGTCACATAAATCATAAACTCTGGCTAATAGAAGATGATATTCGTGATAAGGAGTCAGCAAAGGAATTTGATCAAGATTTTATAGAATTAGCAAGATCTGTTTATATAACAAATGATTTGAGATTTAAGGTTAAAAATCTAATAAATATGCGTTACAATTCTACAATCAAAGAAGTTAAATC
The Bacteriovorax sp. Seq25_V genome window above contains:
- the greB gene encoding transcription elongation factor GreB, with amino-acid sequence MNQKKSNYITHIGYKVLVDELNLLIKEERPKTTEIVKWAASLGDRSENADYIYGKKKLREIDRRIRFLNSRIDDAVVINPTEIKSEKVQFGATVLVCNEEGEEKTFSIVGIDESKPAEGKISWVSPIAKSMLGKTVGDEVLVRSPKGEMEYEILEINYKEIL
- a CDS encoding DUF6165 family protein, which produces MMIECSVSLGELVDKITILEIKQEKIKDDAKQLLIADELSALNTKLQALNLNDLKDLKDELRHINHKLWLIEDDIRDKESAKEFDQDFIELARSVYITNDLRFKVKNLINMRYNSTIKEVKSYKGY
- a CDS encoding low molecular weight protein-tyrosine-phosphatase; this encodes MKKILFVCLGNICRSPAAHGVMENEVKRLGKQDEFFIDSAGTSGQHSGDLPDARMRQSATSRGYTLDSLSRKFTVDDFEEFDLILAMDKSNLSNILKLDSNEKYRGKVRLFCEFCTRTSLEEVPDPYWSGRDGFEQVLDIVEDGVQGILKCYESEKK
- the def gene encoding peptide deformylase is translated as MAILNVIKMGNPILREHAKELTPSEILSEETHQLLQDLYDTMKAEGGIGIAAPQVGISKSVALINIESGQSRYSEATEFPLLKIFNPKIKILDETLQGFWEGCLSVPGLRGYVERPRQVEISYLDENAEPQSIIAEDFLATVFQHELDHLFGKIYVDRIKDITLLSYDDELNQVLSK